Proteins from a genomic interval of Oncorhynchus kisutch isolate 150728-3 linkage group LG28, Okis_V2, whole genome shotgun sequence:
- the LOC109875673 gene encoding protein sprouty homolog 3 has translation MDPPPGRGPAPVRMDLDGLDLQQVPVLSLDQIRSIRASNDYVERPVALDHTSHSGFFYTHDDRYPITHGYPPQGYLHGYSQGYPSHAPLPRSQSQQQHAHLTHLSRSSTASSAMSRTSAASDQRLLAGLTPSHSGLASVVRSQPKGELKPEASQGKGLEEGEDLGLHLFICERCGRCKCQECCAPRSLPSYWVCRQRCLCSAQSAVEYGTCLCCVKGLFYHCSAQDDEDNCADRPCACTPAHACARWGTIGLLALCLPCLCCYPPARLCLALCQQAHDRATRPGCRCSNTNTVCRKISTSNPNPGHAPFRSKSLEKPV, from the coding sequence ATGGACCCTCCCCCGGGTCGTGGCCCTGCCCCAGTCAGGATGGACCTGGATGGGCTGGACCTCCAGCAGGTGCCTGTCCTCTCCCTGGACCAGATTCGCTCCATCCGGGCCAGCAATGACTATGTGGAACGCCCCGTGGCCCTGGACCACACCTCACATTCTGGCTTCTTTTACACCCACGACGACCGCTACCCCATCACCCATGGGTACCCCCCTCAAGGTTACCTTCATGGTTACTCTCAGGGGTACCCGTCCCACGCCCCTCTCCCCCGGAGCCAGAGCCAGCAGCAACACGCCCACCTGACCCATCTGAGTCGCTCCAGTACAGCCAGCTCAGCCATGTCCCGGACCAGCGCTGCCTCCGACCAGAGACTCCTGGCGGGTCTGACGCCCTCCCACTCTGGCCTGGCCTCAGTGGTGCGCTCCCAGCCTAAAGGAGAACTCAAGCCTGAGGCTTCCCAAGGTAAAggcctggaggagggagaggacctGGGCTTGCACCTGTTTATCTGTGAGCGCTGTGGGAGGTGTAAGTGTCAGGAGTGCTGCGCTCCGCGGAGCCTGCCGTCCTACTGGGTCTGTAGGCAGCGCTGCCTCTGCTCTGCTCAGAGTGCTGTGGAGTACGGCACCTGTCTGTGCTGCGTTAAGGGCCTGTTCTACCACTGTTCCGCTCAGGATGACGAGGACAACTGTGCCGACCGGCCCTGTGCTTGCACGCCCGCCCACGCCTGCGCTCGCTGGGGTACCATTGGCCTTCTGGCGCTGTGCCTGCCCTGTCTCTGCTGCTACCCACCTGCCAGACTGTGCCTCGCCCTGTGCCAGCAGGCCCACGACCGAGCCACCCGCCCCGGCTGCCGCTGCAGCAACACCAACACCGTGTGCCGCAAGATCTCCACCTCCAACCCCAACCCCGGGCACGCCCCCTTCCGCAGCAAGTCCCTGGAGAAGCCTGTATGA